A window of Cryptomeria japonica chromosome 3, Sugi_1.0, whole genome shotgun sequence contains these coding sequences:
- the LOC131042827 gene encoding disease resistance protein RPV1-like encodes MALSVFLDSEELEYGDFLPRTIEAAMASALLNIAIFSKSYAESPWCLAELKFMLKSGVPIIPIFYHVEPTDLRWVDQGKGMYAKAFEEHERKSRYGLEKLQEWKDALHTVSFYSGEIIRNKHDELRLLKNIVNRVLKEKHNVPLTVAKHPVGLKEIVQDFELTTLQSARGDKDVQIVGIWGMGGSGKTTLAKELYNRTLSSMYRCSFIFDVRDSAASGLLYKKQIQLLKDLGVQNETFDNIEEGKETLTRHLRSIRVLVVFDDVDHNDQLDALLPVKESLGGGSLIIVTTREREVLRSWGIFSIYKMKALDSSFGKQIFCWHAFLQSYPPNGFDELVKEFVKVCNGLPLSLKKTNVIRGIMAERVGEFRHYQDEPIDNTYEGILSLAPSLVGLKIFVIRGGHCNQVIGEISKELVWLRWFEIGQRNLPSQLSLKNLRVLELYEPWEEKEHHLEELWEADNNAPVQLRELIISNCYKFQRFPNSIRCLKKLKRIVLEGDNNILALPEEFCYLRSLEHLQLFCPDLFSLPISFGALRNLQYLDMFGCQKLTGLPVSFRKLMLLQHLNLGFCHQLMLTSEDFQHITKLEFLRLSNCKQVEELPRHIADQASLTELYLDGIESLRELPVNIGQLSRLRKMEIGNSLKDSSSLTHLSIAYCHKLKRLPPSLEGLSSLTHLTIHNCPILEWLPLSLANMSSLTHLTITHCDNLKYLPTVWHLIHLEHLTITQCPISQVGFWGLNNLKTMELVSTEVRKISTSEDRCPRLERLRVSCNDELKEIEALPANLEWLMIFFCEELDKLPSFANLTSLRELQLGHFGRVENIEGLQYCRRLEILKAQNLEMLRIESLERMENLRTLELRSNGGSDIERCIQTIQKWPDEIMICTRAVPDAASLVNSILSSNLNVVDSISNQKLDSNPELVQRSFSNGDALILCFVINCVSLKQISICCNGWEIRSTWLYQGKWVWIVFCTQRSNKWAWLTAEKITIGTRHEAEYAGEDKEGDTTEEFSVPSEFSIEQYEEDNITEDFPTTAEFSTRDQGDEDGEEEETEEELSTREDDSAEEGEEEEMSTREEDSAEEGEEEDSTDELTMTDEDSAEDTEEDKGECKEVEKGLLLRGEEQRLAEAFHSLLPLLLPKY; translated from the exons ATGGCACTCTCAGTTTTTTTGGATTCAGAGGAGTTGGAATATGGTGATTTCTTGCCCCGAACAATAGAAGCAGCAATGGCCAGCGCTTTGCTTAATATTGCTATTTTTTCCAAGAGCTATGCAGAATCCCCCTGGTGCTTGGCAGAGCTGAAATTTATGCTTAAATCTGGCGTTCCAATTATTCCCATCTTCTACCATGTAGAGCCTACTGATCTCAGATGGGTAGATCAAGGCAAAGGAATGTATGCTAAGGCGTTTGAGGAACATGAACGCAAGAGCAGATACGGCCTAGAAAAACTTCAGGAGTGGAAGGATGCACTCCATACCGTCTCATTTTACTCTGGTGAAATCATAAGAAATAAACA CGATGAGTTGAGACTGCTGAAAAATATTGTAAATCGTGTTTTGAAAGAAAAACACAATGTGCCATTGACGGTTGCAAAACATCCTGTCGGGCTGAAAGAAATAGTGCAAGACTTTGAGCTGACCACACTCCAATCTGCCAGAGGTGATAAGGATGTACAAATTGTGGGAATCTGGGGAATGGGTGGTTCTGGCAAAACCACGCTTGCCAAAGAGTTATACAACAGAACATTATCATCCATGTACAGAtgcagttttatttttgatgttagAGATAGTGCAGCCAGTGGTCTATTGTATAAAAAGCAGATTCAACTCCTCAAAGACCTTGGTGTCCAAAATGAAACATTTGACAATATAGAGGAAGGTAAGGAAACTCTTACTAGACATTTGAGATCTATTAGGGTGCTCGTTGTTTTTGATGACGTGGATCACAATGATCAATTGGATGCTCTTTTGCCTGTAAAAGAAAGTCTTGGAGGGGGTAGTCTCATTATTGTTACAACACGAGAGCGTGAAGTTCTTAGATCTTGGGGTATATTCtctatatataaaatgaaagcactTGATTCATCTTTTGGAAAGCAGATTTTTTGTTGGCATGCTTTCTTACAATCTTATCCTCCAAATGGATTTGATGAGCTTGTTAAAGAGTTTGTAAAGGTTTGCAATGGATTACCCTTGTCTCTTAAG AAAACAAATGTCATTCGAGGGATAATGGCAGAGCGAGTGGGAGAGTTCAGGCATTATCAG GATGAACCCATTGATAATACATATGAAGGAATTTTATCACTTGCACCCTCTTTAGTTGGACTAAAGATTTTTGTTATTAGAGGTGGTCATTGTAATCAGGTAATTGGTGAGATATCAAAAGAGCTGGTCTGGCTTCGCTGGTTTGAAATTGGGCAGAGAAATCTCCCCTCACAACTTTCATTGAAAAATTTGAGGGTTTTAGAACTCTATGAACCTTGGGAGGAGAAGGAACATCACTTAGAAGAGCTGTGGGAGGCTGACAACAAT GCGCCTGTGCAGTTAAGAGAGTTGATCATTTCTAATTGCTACAAATTCCAAAGGTTTCCAAACTCAATAAGATGTCTCAAGAAATTGAAAAGGATTGTACTTGAAGGAGATAATAATATTTTGGCTCTGCCAGAAGAATTTTGTTATCTTCGATCACTGGAGCACTTGCAATTATTTTGCCCTGACTTGTTTTCTCTGCCCATCAGTTTCGGCGCTTTGAGAAATCTGCAGTATCTAGATATGTTCGGTTGCCAAAAATTAACAGGCTTACCAGTTTCTTTTAGGAAGCTTATGCTCTTGCAACATCTCAACTTAGGTTTTTGTCATCAGCTAATGCTTACGTCAGAGGATTTCCAACACATCACAAAGCTGGAGTTTTTGAGACTTTCTAACTGCAAACAAGTGGAAGAGTTGCCTCGCCACATAGCAGACCAGGCGTCCTTGACAGAACTGTATTTGGATGGTATAGAGAGCTTAAGGGAACTACCAGTTAACATCGGCCAACTCAGCAGGCTGCgaaagatggagataggga ATTCTCTTAAAGATTCATCTTCCTTGACTCATCTGTCCATTGCTTATTGTCACAAGTTGAAACGCTTACCACCATCTCTTGAAGGTTTGTCTTCCTTGACTCATCTTACAATTCATAATTGTCCTATACTAGAATGGTTGCCGCTATCTCTTGCAAATATGTCTTCCTTGACTCATCTTACCATTACTCATTGTGACAACCTGAAATATTTGCCAACCGTGTGGCATCTTATTCACTTAGAGCATTTAACAATAACTCAGTGCCCAATTAGTCAAGTAGGTTTTTGGGGATTGAACAACCTGAAGACAATGGAACTAGTGTCCACAGAAGTGCGCAAGATTTCGACTTCTGAAGACCGTTGTCCCCGCCTTGAGCGATTGCGAGTTTCCTGTAATGATGAATTAAAGGAGATCGAAGCACTGCCAGCAAACCTTGAATGGCTGATGATATTTTTCTGTGAAGAGTTGGATAAGCTTCCTAGCTTTGCAAATTTGACTTCTCTCAGAGAACTTCAACTTGGACATTTTGGCCGAGTTGAGAATATTGAAGGTTTACAATATTGCAGAAGATTGGAAATATTGAAAGCACAAAATTTGGAGATGCTCCGAATAGAAAGTTTGGAGCGCATGGAAAATTTGAGGACGCTGGAACTCAGATCAAACGGGGGATCAGATATTGAACGCTGCATTCAAACGATACAG AAGTGGCCAGATGAAATCATGATATGTACGCGGGCAGTCCCTGATGCGGCCTCCCTTGTAAACTCCATACTCTCCTCGAATCTCAATGTGGTTGACTCCATTTCTAACCAGAAACTTGATTCCAATCCAGAACTTGTGCAGAGGAGTTTCTCCAATGGCGATGCCCTTATTCTCTGTTTTGTTATAAATTGTGTTTCTTTAAAACAAATCTCCATATGTTGTAATGGCTGGGAGATACGTTCAACGTGGCTGTACCAGGGCAAATGGGTATGGATAGTTTTCTGCACACAACGTTCCAATAAATGGGCATGGCTCACTGCAGAGAAGATCACAATAGGAACACGTCATGAGGCAGAGTACGCAGGAGAGGACAAAGAAGGAGACACTACAGAGGAGTTCTCAGTACCATCTGAGTTCTCGATAGAACAGTACGAAGAAGACAACATTACAGAGGACTTCCCAACGACAGCCGAGTTCTCGACAAGAGATCAGGGCGACGAAGACGGCGAAGAAGAGGAAACTGAAGAGGAGCTGTCGACAAGAGAAGACGACAGTGCAGAGGAGGGCGAAGAAGAGGAGAtgtcgacaagagaagaggacagtGCAGAGGAGGGCGAAGAAGAGGATAGTACAGATGAGTTGACGATGACAGATGAGGACAGTGCAGAGGACACAGAAGAGGACAAAGGAGAGTGCAAAGAAGTGGAGAAAGGTTTACTCTTAAGAGGGGAAGAGCAGAGACTAGCTGAGGCTTTTCACAGCTTATTGCCACTTTTACTGCCTAAATATTAG